A stretch of Synechococcus sp. WH 8020 DNA encodes these proteins:
- a CDS encoding DUF2079 domain-containing protein, protein MHLWLETLVVWLPWLVNHPLIYRNPLEQLSHGRRALRLINTIPRGSSVAATTGLIPHLANREVLIRFPYNIHFQDQS, encoded by the coding sequence TTGCATCTCTGGCTCGAAACACTGGTTGTTTGGCTGCCTTGGCTTGTCAACCACCCTCTTATCTACAGAAATCCCCTGGAGCAACTCAGCCATGGCCGTAGAGCTCTAAGACTGATTAATACCATCCCAAGAGGAAGCAGCGTTGCCGCCACCACCGGGTTGATCCCCCACCTGGCCAATCGCGAAGTCCTGATCCGATTTCCGTACAACATCCACTTTCAGGATCAAAGCTGA
- a CDS encoding DUF2079 domain-containing protein — translation MLLWWRLISLSASYDQGIFLQVLWNGIGGNPFVSTLSSQLSTNVIHSGEVPSVAYQRLSQHFTPFLITWIPLVRLLGIWALPVVQISLITGAGLLLFQLAKLDLSPNLAERITVAFYCANAIVAPTLSNFTDLCQLPLLVFALLYGLKTNRTALWIISALLIPLIREDTGVVLASIGLWLSIRDQQRRTIGLLFVITGLAWVGIVTNVLMPIFGDDNSKRFMVSNFGQFAPNAERASSIDIAKQVFGQPLTLLRELVSPPGDTLMYFLGMGLPLLFVPLISADALLMASLPLLGLLLARGSNDPLSINIRYTFLVVPGLFAGTSLWWKSRQNLFNSRKLRKIWDGCIALSLIFAVVGNQNRSFSFLIPDSIHPWVYQSPLQQWKHGVKARNALQSIPAKASVSANTNLIPWLAQRQVLVRFPHGTEYQDINKQIHSVDWVAIDLKTLAHFSEAFSRDRERLKKSLKWLDENSSIYRVQSIEDDVVVLNRNGKTDQKLQQDLNRLIQSFKAKTMPPSQR, via the coding sequence TTGCTTCTGTGGTGGAGATTGATAAGCCTTAGTGCTAGCTACGACCAGGGAATCTTTCTGCAAGTTTTGTGGAATGGCATAGGAGGCAACCCGTTTGTAAGCACACTTTCTTCCCAGCTCTCCACGAATGTAATTCATAGTGGAGAAGTTCCGTCCGTTGCCTATCAAAGGCTTAGCCAACATTTCACGCCATTTTTAATCACTTGGATCCCACTCGTTCGTCTCCTCGGAATCTGGGCACTGCCTGTCGTACAAATCAGCCTAATAACAGGCGCTGGCTTACTTCTCTTTCAACTTGCCAAACTTGACCTTAGCCCAAACCTTGCAGAAAGGATCACCGTAGCCTTTTACTGCGCCAATGCCATTGTTGCTCCAACCCTGAGCAATTTCACAGATTTATGCCAATTACCACTCCTAGTTTTTGCGCTCCTTTACGGCTTAAAAACCAATCGCACAGCCTTATGGATCATCAGCGCGCTACTGATCCCATTGATACGTGAAGATACCGGGGTCGTTCTCGCAAGTATTGGCCTATGGCTCTCAATCAGAGATCAACAACGACGCACAATTGGCCTTCTGTTTGTCATCACAGGGCTTGCATGGGTTGGCATCGTCACGAACGTGCTGATGCCGATTTTTGGAGACGACAACAGCAAACGGTTCATGGTGTCCAATTTTGGGCAATTTGCACCTAACGCAGAAAGAGCCTCAAGTATTGACATCGCCAAACAAGTTTTTGGTCAACCATTAACCCTTCTCCGCGAACTGGTCAGCCCACCAGGAGACACCTTGATGTATTTCCTGGGCATGGGACTACCACTCCTATTCGTTCCCTTAATTTCAGCTGATGCACTTTTAATGGCATCACTTCCCCTTCTAGGGCTATTGTTAGCGCGAGGGAGTAACGACCCTCTATCGATCAATATTCGCTACACATTTTTAGTCGTTCCAGGACTGTTCGCCGGCACAAGCCTATGGTGGAAGTCTCGGCAAAATCTATTTAACTCAAGAAAGCTCAGAAAGATTTGGGATGGATGCATAGCACTATCATTAATTTTTGCCGTTGTTGGCAACCAAAATCGAAGCTTTTCTTTCCTCATTCCAGACAGCATTCATCCATGGGTTTATCAGAGCCCCCTTCAGCAATGGAAGCATGGAGTCAAAGCCAGAAACGCTCTTCAATCAATCCCTGCCAAAGCGTCAGTGAGCGCCAACACAAACTTAATCCCTTGGCTTGCACAAAGACAGGTTTTAGTGCGCTTTCCGCACGGCACCGAGTACCAAGACATCAATAAGCAAATTCATTCCGTTGACTGGGTTGCTATTGACCTCAAGACACTGGCTCATTTTTCCGAAGCGTTTTCAAGAGATCGGGAACGTCTAAAGAAAAGTCTGAAGTGGCTTGATGAAAACTCCTCAATCTATCGAGTTCAATCCATTGAAGACGACGTTGTGGTTTTGAATCGCAATGGCAAAACTGATCAAAAACTGCAACAGGATCTAAATCGATTGATTCAAAGTTTTAAAGCCAAAACGATGCCCCCAAGCCAGAGGTGA
- the psbD gene encoding photosystem II D2 protein (photosystem q(a) protein): MTIAAGRMPQRGWFDVLDDWLKRDRFVFVGWSGILLLPTAYLSIGGWLTGTTFVTSWYTHGIASSYLEGCNFLTAAVSTPADAMGHSLLLLWGPEAQGDFVRWCQLGGLWAFVALHGAFALIGFMLRQFEIARLVGIRPYNAIAFSGPIAVFVSVFLMYPLGQSSWFFAPSFGVAAIFRFLLFLQGFHNWTLNPFHMMGVAGILGGALLCAIHGATVENTLFEDGEQSNTFKAFEPTQEEETYSMVTANRFWSQIFGIAFSNKRWLHFFMLFVPVMGLWTSAIGIVGLALNLRAYDFVSQEIRAAEDPEFETFYTKNILLNEGLRAWMAPADQPHENFVFPEEVLPRGNAL; the protein is encoded by the coding sequence GATTTGTGTTTGTCGGCTGGTCCGGCATTCTCCTCCTTCCCACGGCCTACCTCTCCATTGGTGGCTGGTTAACGGGAACCACCTTCGTAACTTCCTGGTACACCCACGGCATCGCGTCGTCGTACCTCGAGGGTTGCAACTTTCTCACTGCTGCTGTGTCCACCCCCGCTGATGCGATGGGTCACAGCCTTCTCTTGCTCTGGGGCCCAGAAGCCCAGGGTGATTTTGTCCGCTGGTGCCAGCTCGGAGGCCTCTGGGCTTTCGTGGCTCTCCACGGCGCCTTCGCATTGATCGGCTTCATGCTGCGTCAGTTCGAAATTGCTCGTCTCGTCGGCATTCGTCCCTACAACGCCATCGCCTTCTCAGGTCCGATTGCGGTGTTCGTCAGCGTGTTCCTGATGTACCCCTTGGGACAGAGCAGCTGGTTCTTTGCGCCCTCCTTTGGTGTGGCTGCAATTTTCCGCTTCCTGTTGTTCCTCCAAGGTTTCCATAACTGGACCCTGAACCCCTTCCACATGATGGGAGTGGCCGGCATTCTTGGCGGTGCACTGCTTTGCGCCATTCACGGTGCAACGGTGGAAAACACCCTGTTTGAGGATGGTGAACAGTCGAACACCTTTAAGGCGTTTGAACCCACCCAGGAAGAAGAGACCTATTCGATGGTCACCGCCAACCGTTTCTGGAGCCAAATCTTCGGAATTGCGTTCTCCAACAAGCGTTGGCTGCACTTCTTCATGCTGTTTGTGCCAGTGATGGGCTTGTGGACCAGTGCCATCGGCATCGTCGGCCTTGCCCTCAACTTGCGTGCCTATGACTTCGTGTCACAGGAAATCCGCGCAGCAGAGGATCCTGAATTTGAAACCTTCTACACGAAGAACATTCTTCTGAATGAAGGTCTGCGTGCCTGGATGGCACCGGCTGACCAGCCGCACGAAAACTTCGTCTTCCCTGAAGAGGTTCTGCCCCGCGGTAACGCTCTCTGA
- a CDS encoding pectate lyase — translation MAEWLQFFAYLGAGLSALLCFLLSFNRRPRIQAMWWLLMTVFCLYVAGEEISWGERLTGFGFDLLREVNAQGESNLHNLEGVQNYLHASFMAAGVFLGWLGWRFFPAIEAFPARRFSLYFLIVAAFYFYWDVSWISHGDRIRNDQEAIELLMGLGLWMHGFTSLRRLLRLRSTAPG, via the coding sequence TTGGCTGAATGGTTGCAGTTTTTTGCTTATCTGGGTGCAGGGCTGTCAGCTTTGTTGTGTTTTTTGCTTTCGTTCAATCGTCGCCCTCGTATTCAGGCGATGTGGTGGTTGTTGATGACGGTTTTTTGTCTCTATGTTGCCGGAGAGGAGATTAGCTGGGGCGAAAGGCTGACGGGTTTTGGATTTGATCTCCTTCGGGAGGTCAATGCCCAAGGCGAATCAAATTTGCATAATCTTGAGGGTGTTCAAAACTATCTGCACGCCTCGTTTATGGCTGCAGGGGTTTTTCTGGGCTGGCTTGGTTGGCGATTTTTTCCTGCTATTGAAGCCTTCCCAGCGCGTCGGTTCAGTCTTTATTTCCTCATTGTTGCAGCGTTTTATTTTTACTGGGATGTCTCATGGATCAGCCATGGCGATCGCATCCGCAATGATCAGGAGGCAATCGAGTTACTGATGGGCTTGGGCCTCTGGATGCATGGTTTCACGTCACTTCGCCGTTTGCTCAGGTTGCGATCAACAGCGCCGGGCTAG
- a CDS encoding ArnT family glycosyltransferase, producing the protein MLLRDQNLIWWIALGLIWTLSCVLDHSWLQLDQRLPSWDQAEYLSSAIEHGRQLGLLDPGRWEGLQALLDLSPKIPPLSSILSGSLMAIVGQNPDQAGWILSFWHGVVLLTVASWGRCIGGRRLGLLAALFLAMAPGMAEHRVEFTLDLALTGTTTLALFLLYRWQRPGSQGGQWLQAIVAATALAASVLTKQSALLVVALPAIWAGVQALREPKRSLQLVAGLGIALIAIIPWLQHNWITTLGGTQRAVIASAAEEGDPSLLQLESWIWYPRLLPKQVGGLVLGGGLAGCLLQAMKRSNSGGIEKTEGMGWLTGTAICVLIATSLSPNKDARYIAPLLPLLSIILARGWLVLVQAFGKRPWQRAIGPILLLLASFLSAIELIRIQWSDIRDAPGSPAADVIASLRQREGSDHVTVLIAASDRDLNEQTLSYLGNLDGGAIDVRRLGRSKGQSSLARQQAEWWILATGDQGTSRKSARQLSREVRQDPRFERVQTWSWSKGRDIELWKRKPTAPEPKRFDKRFIALARSMEEGPAALEAIFGSIEPWHLLDPRFAYQERVENWALAQLEESPDDRDALWSLALINVLRNRPNKAADWFERIQKVEGEESWARTYRLVVLIANWQTCKASWSASDQIEKLQSSEQRDIITALRDLARTACFDPRGPIGLFSSLEPAVITIIDSIEGTSR; encoded by the coding sequence ATGCTCCTGCGCGATCAAAATTTGATCTGGTGGATCGCCCTCGGCCTGATCTGGACGCTGAGCTGTGTGCTCGACCACTCGTGGCTGCAGCTAGATCAACGCCTGCCCTCTTGGGATCAGGCCGAGTACCTCAGCAGCGCAATTGAGCATGGAAGGCAGCTGGGGTTGCTCGACCCAGGCAGGTGGGAGGGGTTGCAGGCGCTCCTGGATCTCTCACCGAAAATCCCTCCTCTGTCATCCATTCTCAGCGGGAGCCTGATGGCCATCGTCGGGCAAAACCCTGATCAGGCCGGATGGATCCTGAGCTTCTGGCATGGGGTCGTGTTGCTTACAGTGGCGAGCTGGGGCAGGTGTATCGGCGGCCGACGTCTTGGATTGCTCGCGGCGCTCTTTCTCGCCATGGCTCCTGGCATGGCAGAACATCGCGTTGAGTTCACCCTTGACCTAGCGCTAACAGGAACGACAACGCTGGCCCTGTTCCTGCTGTACCGCTGGCAGCGACCTGGTTCGCAAGGTGGCCAATGGCTTCAGGCCATCGTCGCTGCCACGGCCCTTGCCGCTTCAGTTCTCACCAAGCAGAGTGCACTCCTGGTGGTGGCTCTCCCTGCGATCTGGGCCGGAGTGCAAGCTCTGAGAGAGCCCAAACGCAGCCTTCAGCTCGTTGCAGGTCTTGGAATCGCGTTGATCGCGATCATTCCCTGGCTGCAACACAACTGGATCACGACACTTGGCGGAACACAACGCGCCGTGATTGCATCAGCAGCCGAGGAGGGCGACCCCAGCCTGCTGCAGTTGGAATCGTGGATCTGGTACCCACGACTGCTACCGAAACAGGTGGGAGGCCTGGTGCTCGGCGGCGGACTTGCCGGTTGTCTGCTGCAAGCTATGAAGCGAAGCAATTCTGGTGGAATCGAGAAAACGGAAGGGATGGGATGGCTTACAGGAACGGCAATCTGTGTGCTGATTGCGACGAGCCTGAGCCCTAACAAGGATGCTCGTTACATCGCACCCCTATTGCCACTGTTGAGCATCATCCTGGCCAGGGGCTGGCTGGTGCTAGTGCAGGCCTTCGGCAAACGGCCATGGCAACGGGCCATCGGCCCGATCTTGCTTCTACTGGCCTCCTTTCTCAGCGCAATCGAGCTCATCCGGATCCAGTGGAGTGACATCCGGGATGCGCCGGGTTCACCAGCGGCGGACGTGATTGCAAGCCTCAGACAACGAGAAGGGAGTGATCACGTCACCGTTCTGATCGCCGCCAGCGACCGCGATCTCAATGAACAGACCCTGAGCTACCTCGGCAATCTTGATGGCGGAGCCATTGATGTAAGGCGACTGGGCCGCTCCAAGGGACAGAGCTCTCTCGCAAGACAACAGGCTGAGTGGTGGATTCTGGCCACAGGTGATCAGGGCACCTCTCGCAAATCAGCCCGCCAACTGAGCAGAGAAGTCAGACAGGATCCTCGCTTTGAACGGGTTCAAACCTGGTCCTGGAGCAAGGGGAGGGATATCGAGCTCTGGAAACGCAAGCCAACGGCTCCGGAACCGAAACGCTTTGACAAGCGCTTCATTGCACTGGCACGAAGCATGGAAGAAGGCCCTGCAGCGCTCGAAGCCATCTTCGGCTCCATTGAGCCCTGGCACCTGCTGGATCCGAGATTCGCATACCAAGAGCGTGTTGAGAACTGGGCGTTAGCGCAGCTGGAAGAAAGCCCTGATGACCGGGATGCTCTCTGGAGCCTGGCCTTGATCAACGTTCTGCGCAATCGACCGAACAAGGCCGCTGACTGGTTTGAGCGCATCCAGAAAGTCGAAGGAGAAGAGAGCTGGGCTCGTACCTACCGGCTCGTCGTCTTGATCGCGAACTGGCAGACCTGCAAAGCGTCTTGGTCGGCCTCCGACCAGATAGAGAAACTTCAATCCAGTGAGCAGAGAGACATCATCACGGCTTTGCGAGATCTTGCACGAACAGCATGCTTTGACCCTCGCGGTCCCATCGGGCTGTTCTCCAGTCTCGAACCGGCTGTGATAACAATCATTGACTCGATCGAAGGGACATCGCGCTAG